The proteins below come from a single Corylus avellana chromosome ca3, CavTom2PMs-1.0 genomic window:
- the LOC132174260 gene encoding uncharacterized protein LOC132174260, producing the protein MHNTCTCLTDFDKLFEDECDASIVGIGVVLSQEGKPMELFSEKLGEARQKWSTYELELYAVLKALKVWEHYLIQCEFVLYIDHQALKFINSEKNLNLMHAWWVSYFQQFTFSLKHKLGKLNRVSDALSCRATLLITMKAEVNGFECLKELYEEDEDFGETWKRCKAGQTISEIHIQEGYLFRGNRLCILRSSLWEQIIRELHAGGLSKRHLQAVAPEQQYQVEPPPPKSYDFSTLLSEFKSQVEDSNQLLQSITKKEALEEEKSRIYWTQQYEEEPPPPKSSSFEQKVSAILS; encoded by the exons ATGCACAACACCTGTACTTGCCTTACCGACTTTGACAAGCTATTTGAAGATGAATGTGATGCATCAATCGTTGGGATAGGAGTTGTGTTATCTCAAGAAGGGAAGCCTATGGAACTTTTTAGTGAAAAGCTCGGAGAAGCAAGACAAAAGTGGTCAACATATGAGTTGGAGCTTTATGCTGTCTTGAAAGCCCTCAAGGTGTGGGAGCACTACCTGATCCAATGCGAGTTTGTCCTCTATATCGACCATCAAGCATTAAAGTTTATCAATAGTGAAAAGAATCTGAATCTGATGCATGCTTGGTGGGTTTCTTACTTCCAACAGTTTACTTTTTCTCTCAAGCATAAGTTAGGAAAACTGAATCGTGTATCTGACGCTTTGAGCTGCCGAGCTACCCTGTTGATCACCATGAAAGCTGAAGTGAATGGATTCGAGTGCCTAAAAGAGTtatatgaggaagatgaagattttgggGAAACCTGGAAGCGTTGCAAGGCAGGGCAAACAATTTCCGAGATACATATTCAGGAAGGGTATTTATTTCGTGGGAATAGGCTGTGCATTCTGAGGAGTTCCTTATGGGAACAAATAATTCGAGAATTACATGCTGGAG GTTTGTCAAAGCGGCATCTTCAGGCCGTTG CTCCAGAACAGCAATATCAGGTTGAGCCACCTCCTCCGAAGAGTTATGACTTTTCAACTCTTCTCAGTGAATTTAAAAGCCAAGTGGAGGACAGTAATCAATTGCTGCAATCCATCACCAAGAAAGAAGCTCTCGAAGAGGAGAAATCTCGCATCTATTGGACTCAACAATACGAAGAGGAGCCACCTCCTCCGAAAAGTTCTAGCTTTGAACAAAAGGTGTCAGCTATTCTCAGCTAA